A region from the Desulfatiglans anilini DSM 4660 genome encodes:
- a CDS encoding efflux RND transporter permease subunit, whose protein sequence is MIINQTALKREVTVFALLVLIVVTGLYCYLTIPRESFPDITIPYVFVNTTYEGVAPEDMEELITVPIERKLKGLADVEEIRSTSAEGISTVAIKFLPDIDIDDAVQKVRDKVDQAKPDLPNDLPDEPVILEVNFSDLPVIRVVLSGPFNLRRLQNFAEDLEDRMEAIPGVLDAELSGGLEREIHVAFDLDRVAAYNVPFSSIVESVTRSNVNMPGGSMDISEGKYLVRVPEDFKQPAEIFSIVAFVRDGKPVYLRDIATILDTHKDPLTRSRINGEQSVTLAIKKRTGENIVRVTDEVKRVVAEMKPLLPSALAIDLTSDMSDDVRLMIADLENNILTGLVLVLAVIFIFIGGRSAFFVALAIPYSMLITFALLAAFGITLNMVVLFSLILALGMLVDNGIVIVENIYRHIQQGMTRGEAAAVGTDQVAWPVITSTLTTLGAFFPMLFWPGIMGEFMKFLPQTIIMALSASLFVALVINPVLSARYQTAKPAAPANGAQPGREPLVKRVYARLLEGSLRHPILVVFLAFLLLIGSAAAFGLLGKGFEFFPETEPRRAYVHIKAPEGASLDASDQLVKEVESVLSPYEDIRYVISDVGLVGGDPFSQGGTGTHLSRVALDFREFHDRTRPSSEIVKEVRTRLLERIIGAEVQVEREEEGPPTGPPINLEISGDDIHVLGELAARVHKAISDIPGLVDLKDNFVKGKPEIRIRVDKEKAALLGLDTYYIAYTIKAAINGVKVGVFRDGKDEYDILARLPERDRHSIENLERLTISGPRGEPIPLSTVAEIGIASGLGAIMRLDQKRVVTISGDVSGRLANEVIRDIEARIGAGFEWPRGYNHRFTGEQQEQEKASAFLSKAFTATLFLIFLVLMTQFNSFFTPCIILTSVLLSLIGVFLGLLITGTPFGVIMTGIGVISLAGVVVNNAIVLIDYYNQLKNRGMPFKEALVQAGMVRFRPVMLTAITTILGLLPMATGISLDFRRLAFDIGGESSQWWGPMAVAVIFGLAVATLLTLVLVPVLCFIVESGRAWLEGRGSRGTRKKAAA, encoded by the coding sequence ATGATCATCAACCAAACCGCCCTCAAGCGGGAGGTAACGGTCTTCGCCCTGCTCGTCCTGATCGTCGTCACCGGTCTGTACTGCTACCTGACCATCCCGCGGGAATCCTTTCCGGACATCACCATCCCCTACGTGTTCGTCAACACGACCTATGAGGGCGTGGCCCCGGAAGACATGGAAGAACTGATCACCGTCCCCATCGAGCGCAAGCTCAAGGGCCTTGCCGACGTTGAAGAGATCCGCTCGACATCGGCCGAAGGCATCTCCACCGTGGCCATCAAATTCCTTCCCGACATCGATATCGACGATGCCGTGCAGAAGGTCCGGGACAAGGTGGACCAGGCCAAGCCCGACCTGCCCAATGACCTGCCTGACGAACCGGTCATCCTCGAAGTCAACTTCTCCGACCTTCCGGTAATCCGGGTGGTCCTCTCGGGCCCCTTCAATCTGCGGCGCCTGCAGAATTTCGCCGAGGATCTGGAGGATCGCATGGAGGCGATCCCGGGGGTGCTCGACGCCGAACTGAGCGGCGGTCTCGAGCGGGAGATCCATGTCGCCTTCGACCTCGACCGGGTGGCCGCCTACAACGTGCCCTTTTCGAGCATCGTGGAGTCCGTCACAAGAAGCAACGTCAACATGCCGGGCGGCAGCATGGACATCAGCGAGGGGAAATACCTCGTGCGGGTCCCCGAGGATTTCAAACAGCCGGCGGAGATCTTTTCGATCGTCGCCTTCGTCCGCGACGGGAAACCCGTCTACCTCCGCGACATCGCCACCATCCTCGACACCCACAAAGACCCCCTCACCCGAAGCCGCATCAACGGCGAGCAGAGCGTGACCCTCGCCATCAAGAAGCGCACCGGCGAGAATATCGTCCGGGTCACAGACGAGGTCAAGCGGGTCGTCGCGGAAATGAAACCGCTCCTCCCTTCCGCGCTCGCCATCGACCTGACCTCCGACATGTCCGACGACGTGCGGCTCATGATCGCGGATCTGGAGAACAACATCCTCACGGGCCTCGTCCTCGTCCTGGCGGTCATCTTCATCTTCATCGGCGGCCGCTCAGCCTTCTTCGTGGCGTTGGCCATCCCCTACTCGATGCTCATCACCTTCGCGCTCCTCGCCGCCTTCGGCATCACCCTCAACATGGTGGTCCTCTTCTCGCTGATCCTCGCCCTCGGCATGCTCGTGGACAACGGCATCGTCATCGTCGAGAACATCTACCGCCACATCCAGCAGGGAATGACGCGCGGGGAGGCGGCCGCGGTCGGCACCGATCAGGTCGCCTGGCCGGTGATCACGTCCACGCTGACCACCCTCGGCGCCTTCTTCCCGATGCTCTTCTGGCCCGGCATCATGGGGGAATTCATGAAGTTCCTCCCGCAGACCATCATCATGGCCCTGTCGGCTTCCCTCTTCGTGGCCCTGGTGATCAACCCCGTCCTTTCCGCACGCTACCAGACGGCCAAACCGGCAGCCCCCGCCAACGGCGCGCAGCCGGGCCGTGAACCGCTCGTCAAGCGCGTCTACGCCCGCCTCCTCGAGGGGTCCTTAAGACATCCGATCCTGGTGGTTTTCCTGGCCTTCCTGCTTCTCATCGGTTCGGCGGCAGCCTTCGGGCTCCTCGGCAAGGGCTTCGAGTTCTTCCCTGAAACCGAACCACGGCGTGCCTATGTCCACATCAAGGCGCCCGAGGGGGCGAGCCTCGACGCCTCCGACCAGCTCGTCAAAGAGGTCGAGTCCGTCCTCTCCCCATACGAGGACATCCGCTATGTCATCTCCGACGTCGGGCTGGTCGGAGGGGACCCCTTTTCACAGGGCGGGACCGGCACCCACCTGAGCCGGGTGGCCCTCGATTTCCGGGAATTCCACGACCGGACGCGCCCATCGTCCGAAATTGTCAAAGAGGTTCGCACCCGGCTGCTGGAGCGGATCATCGGGGCGGAGGTGCAGGTCGAAAGAGAAGAGGAAGGCCCGCCCACCGGTCCGCCCATCAACCTCGAGATCAGCGGCGATGACATCCACGTGCTCGGCGAACTCGCCGCCCGGGTCCACAAGGCGATCAGCGACATCCCCGGCCTCGTTGACCTGAAAGACAACTTCGTCAAGGGAAAGCCGGAGATCCGCATCCGGGTCGACAAGGAAAAGGCAGCCCTCCTGGGGCTCGACACCTATTATATCGCCTACACCATCAAGGCCGCCATCAACGGCGTCAAGGTCGGCGTTTTCCGCGACGGGAAGGATGAATACGACATCCTGGCCCGGCTCCCCGAGCGCGACCGCCACAGCATCGAGAACCTCGAGCGTCTCACGATCTCGGGCCCGCGCGGAGAGCCGATCCCCCTGTCTACGGTCGCCGAGATCGGCATCGCGAGCGGCCTCGGCGCCATCATGCGCCTCGACCAGAAGCGCGTCGTCACCATTTCGGGGGATGTCTCCGGGAGGCTCGCCAATGAGGTCATCCGGGATATCGAGGCCCGGATCGGGGCGGGATTCGAGTGGCCCCGCGGCTACAACCACCGCTTCACCGGAGAACAGCAGGAGCAGGAAAAGGCCTCGGCCTTTCTCTCGAAGGCCTTCACAGCCACCCTTTTTCTGATCTTTCTGGTCCTGATGACCCAGTTCAACTCCTTTTTCACGCCCTGCATCATCCTGACCTCGGTCCTCCTGTCCCTGATCGGGGTCTTTCTGGGCCTCCTGATCACCGGGACCCCCTTCGGCGTCATCATGACGGGAATCGGCGTCATCAGTCTGGCGGGAGTGGTCGTGAACAACGCCATCGTGCTGATCGACTATTACAACCAGTTGAAAAACCGCGGGATGCCATTCAAGGAGGCCCTGGTGCAGGCGGGGATGGTGCGGTTCCGGCCCGTTATGCTTACGGCCATCACCACCATTCTCGGGCTCCTCCCCATGGCGACCGGCATCAGCCTCGACTTCAGACGGCTGGCCTTCGATATCGGCGGGGAATCTAGCCAATGGTGGGGCCCAATGGCGGTCGCGGTCATCTTCGGACTGGCCGTCGCCACCCTTCTGACGCTGGTGCTCGTCCCGGTGCTCTGCTTCATCGTGGAAAGCGGGCGCGCATGGCTCGAGGGGCGCGGGAGCCGCGGCACCCGCAAAAAGGCAGCCGCCTGA
- a CDS encoding efflux RND transporter periplasmic adaptor subunit, which translates to MGSIFLQGCRDQKTAGETAGREAPEVAVSVVPIHPAPLRDILILPGQTEPHLDVRVASDAAGRVEALLFREGAAVAKGELLARIDVAARKAALDRAKAAYELAENVYDRRRKLFDRRIITQEELDYSIAERTRAEADLDQARVEYQDGFVHAPISGRVNLLHVDQGEFISRGDPLLDLVDIEQIEIIASVPESDVRYLRVGQSVQVRIDALPGKESLGRIDFIAFKADPATKTFRVKVVMDNTALEIRPGMIARLAFLRRVIPDALAVPLFAVVDRSGERLVFVVEDGFARARSAEIGVIEGDRVQIVTGLEPGDQLIVKGQRNVEEGTRVRIQ; encoded by the coding sequence GTGGGTTCTATTTTTCTCCAGGGATGCCGCGACCAGAAAACGGCCGGTGAAACCGCCGGCCGCGAAGCGCCGGAGGTTGCGGTCTCCGTCGTTCCGATTCACCCCGCCCCCCTCCGCGACATCCTGATTCTGCCGGGTCAAACCGAACCGCACCTGGACGTGCGGGTCGCCTCCGATGCAGCCGGGCGTGTCGAGGCGCTCCTTTTCCGCGAAGGAGCCGCCGTTGCAAAGGGGGAGCTCCTGGCCAGGATCGATGTCGCGGCCCGCAAGGCGGCTCTGGACCGGGCTAAGGCGGCCTATGAACTGGCGGAAAACGTTTACGACCGGCGCCGCAAGCTCTTCGACCGGCGGATCATCACCCAGGAGGAGCTCGACTACAGCATCGCCGAACGGACCCGTGCCGAGGCGGATCTCGATCAGGCCCGGGTGGAATACCAGGACGGTTTCGTGCACGCGCCGATCAGCGGCCGCGTCAACCTTCTGCACGTGGACCAGGGTGAATTCATCAGCCGGGGCGACCCGTTGCTGGACCTCGTCGACATCGAGCAGATCGAGATCATCGCCAGTGTGCCCGAGAGCGATGTCCGTTATCTCCGGGTCGGTCAAAGCGTACAGGTCCGTATCGATGCCCTGCCGGGAAAAGAGTCCCTCGGCCGCATCGATTTCATCGCCTTCAAGGCCGATCCCGCCACCAAGACCTTTCGGGTGAAGGTCGTGATGGACAATACGGCCCTCGAGATTCGGCCCGGCATGATCGCGAGGCTCGCCTTCCTGCGCCGCGTCATTCCCGATGCGCTGGCTGTTCCCCTCTTCGCCGTCGTTGACCGGAGCGGCGAACGGCTGGTCTTTGTCGTCGAGGACGGTTTCGCCCGCGCACGCAGCGCGGAGATCGGTGTCATCGAAGGGGACCGCGTCCAGATCGTCACGGGTCTCGAGCCTGGAGATCAGCTGATCGTCAAGGGGCAGCGCAACGTCGAAGAGGGAACGAGGGTCCGGATCCAATGA
- a CDS encoding dihydrodipicolinate synthase family protein, translating to MANIRSPKGLLTDLVTPMQGDGSLDSRSLGRLLDRVAGNCQAVLLASPRAGEGVFLDPDTRAKLLEDALLVLRGRKPVLIWFTNEDEERTRQTLVILNRLRKRHAAEHAVFFVDAPLYYHSNRGLAALYREYRELTGDGTFLLYNDPALVGSTAKRLKRSNIRTAILKELSSLPHLAGLIFHGSLDRAGGYQKAVRAHPDFRIYDGDEEHFLDFPSMSGVVSCGANLLSSGWQTIMQSSLHLEGSSKNYPDFLRQIWDLGNFLRLVKKRYDASPAAVIKAVLAKEGVIESPFSHVPCPAAEALAGEIAAMMKDRPR from the coding sequence ATGGCAAACATCCGCTCCCCTAAGGGGCTCCTGACCGATCTCGTCACCCCGATGCAAGGCGACGGATCGCTCGACAGCCGAAGCCTGGGACGTCTGCTCGACCGTGTCGCAGGCAACTGCCAGGCGGTGCTCCTCGCAAGCCCACGGGCGGGCGAGGGCGTTTTCCTCGATCCGGACACCCGGGCCAAACTCCTCGAAGACGCCCTGCTGGTACTTCGCGGCCGAAAACCTGTCCTCATCTGGTTCACCAACGAAGATGAAGAACGCACCCGGCAGACCCTGGTGATCCTGAACCGCCTGCGGAAGCGTCACGCCGCGGAGCACGCCGTTTTCTTCGTCGATGCGCCCTTGTACTACCACAGCAACCGCGGGCTCGCCGCTCTCTATCGGGAATACCGGGAGTTGACCGGCGATGGGACGTTTCTGCTTTACAACGACCCGGCTCTCGTCGGTTCGACCGCAAAGCGGCTTAAACGCAGCAACATCCGCACCGCCATCCTGAAAGAGCTCAGCTCGCTGCCCCATCTTGCGGGCCTGATCTTCCACGGCTCCCTCGACCGCGCCGGGGGTTATCAGAAGGCGGTGAGGGCGCACCCCGATTTCCGGATCTACGACGGCGACGAGGAGCATTTTCTGGATTTTCCGAGCATGAGCGGCGTGGTTTCCTGCGGTGCGAACCTCCTGTCCAGCGGCTGGCAGACGATCATGCAGTCGTCGCTGCACCTCGAGGGATCTTCGAAAAACTACCCTGACTTTCTGAGACAGATCTGGGATCTCGGCAATTTCCTGCGCCTCGTCAAAAAGCGCTATGATGCTTCCCCGGCCGCTGTGATCAAAGCGGTCCTGGCAAAGGAGGGGGTCATCGAGTCCCCCTTTTCGCACGTCCCCTGCCCTGCGGCCGAAGCGCTGGCCGGGGAGATCGCAGCGATGATGAAAGACCGCCCACGGTGA
- a CDS encoding KpsF/GutQ family sugar-phosphate isomerase, with protein MAKPKRSGREILGQARQVLTIEAESILALVDKVGPSFTRAIEMILKSKGRVILTGMGKSGLIARKIAATLNSTGTPALFLHPAEAIHGDLGMVTQDDIVLAISNSGQTNEINMILPILKQMGTGVIGFTGRLDSSMAALCDEVIDVGVDREACPMGLAPTASTTAALAMGDALAVVLINQHRFSQDDFRRFHPGGSLGERLSVKLREIMLTGDRIPIVTLDTPIAEAIREMNVKDLGATLVVREDRTLEGIFTDGDIRRILLNDRPDLARPISSVMTPSPKTVDEDQTTLEALGLMELYEITHLAVVDRGHCVVGIVHLHDLLGREEFKVNGKHPLP; from the coding sequence ATGGCGAAACCAAAACGTTCGGGCCGGGAGATCCTCGGTCAGGCCAGACAGGTTCTGACGATCGAGGCGGAAAGCATCCTCGCCCTGGTGGACAAAGTCGGCCCTTCCTTTACAAGGGCCATCGAAATGATCCTCAAATCCAAGGGACGGGTCATCCTGACGGGCATGGGCAAGTCCGGCCTGATCGCCCGGAAGATAGCCGCCACCCTGAACAGCACCGGCACACCCGCCCTTTTCCTGCATCCCGCGGAGGCCATCCACGGTGATCTCGGCATGGTGACGCAAGATGACATTGTCCTGGCCATCTCCAATAGCGGGCAAACGAATGAAATCAATATGATACTCCCCATTTTGAAACAGATGGGCACAGGGGTGATCGGATTCACCGGGCGGCTCGACTCTTCGATGGCCGCCCTCTGCGACGAGGTGATCGACGTCGGCGTCGACCGGGAGGCCTGCCCGATGGGATTGGCCCCGACAGCCAGTACAACCGCCGCCCTCGCCATGGGAGACGCCTTGGCTGTCGTCCTCATCAACCAGCATCGGTTCAGCCAGGACGACTTTCGGCGCTTCCACCCAGGCGGAAGTCTTGGCGAGCGCTTGTCGGTGAAACTGCGGGAGATCATGCTGACGGGCGACCGCATCCCCATTGTAACGCTGGATACACCGATCGCCGAAGCCATCCGTGAGATGAACGTCAAGGACTTGGGCGCAACGCTCGTCGTCAGGGAGGACCGAACCCTCGAAGGCATTTTCACCGACGGTGACATACGGCGCATCCTGCTCAACGACCGCCCAGATCTTGCCCGGCCGATCAGCTCCGTCATGACCCCCTCCCCCAAGACCGTCGACGAAGACCAGACCACCCTTGAGGCCCTGGGGCTGATGGAGCTTTACGAGATCACGCACCTGGCCGTCGTCGACCGGGGCCACTGCGTGGTCGGCATTGTCCATCTCCACGACCTGCTTGGGCGGGAGGAGTTCAAAGTCAATGGCAAACATCCGCTCCCCTAA
- a CDS encoding nicotinamidase, whose translation MADKDKRNGEPLDFCRTAPSAEQARAADADEPCDDYRAATGIGDSEGEEDAAVSPQPGKGDALVLIDIQNDFLRGGALEVPGGEEVVPVLNRYMKIFEGKGLPIIATRDWHPPDHGSFKQQGGPWPPHCVLETPGAAFSPGLHLPGSAVIVSTGAEAEKEGYSGFEEETLEHHLKRAETKRLWVGGLATDYCVRHTVLDALRRGYEVLLLEDAVRAVDVTAGDGERAIEEMQSEGAQFVRLESLSD comes from the coding sequence ATGGCTGACAAGGATAAACGAAATGGAGAGCCGCTTGATTTCTGCAGGACTGCGCCGTCCGCCGAACAGGCGAGGGCGGCTGATGCCGATGAACCCTGCGACGATTACAGGGCGGCGACAGGCATCGGCGACTCTGAGGGCGAGGAAGATGCCGCCGTTTCCCCGCAACCTGGAAAAGGCGATGCCCTGGTCCTCATCGACATCCAGAACGACTTCTTGCGCGGCGGTGCGCTGGAGGTGCCGGGCGGGGAGGAGGTGGTCCCGGTCTTGAACCGTTACATGAAGATTTTCGAGGGAAAGGGCTTGCCGATTATCGCAACGCGTGACTGGCACCCGCCGGACCATGGCTCCTTCAAACAGCAGGGTGGCCCTTGGCCGCCGCACTGTGTTCTAGAGACCCCCGGCGCGGCTTTTTCTCCGGGACTGCACTTGCCGGGATCCGCCGTCATCGTCTCGACGGGTGCGGAAGCGGAAAAAGAGGGATATTCGGGCTTCGAGGAGGAAACCCTCGAGCATCACCTCAAGCGTGCGGAAACCAAACGACTCTGGGTGGGTGGGCTTGCCACCGATTACTGTGTCCGCCACACGGTTCTCGATGCCCTGCGAAGGGGCTACGAGGTTCTCCTCCTCGAAGATGCGGTCCGGGCGGTTGATGTGACCGCGGGAGACGGGGAGAGGGCGATCGAAGAAATGCAATCGGAAGGGGCGCAGTTCGTGCGTTTGGAATCCCTCTCCGATTGA
- a CDS encoding MerR family transcriptional regulator, giving the protein MAGHPSQEWVSSKEIIATTGISRATLNNYIRLGLLPKPVLANPRATAGGPKRLGYFPPSVLDRIEEIRQLKRSGKTIEAIIAMLRGVPTERSALASFDEKGISAHARERSDECSRPSPNAGGTDDGLRLTFDTERVPSYFIDGSLRVTWMNRAAEKRFFGQEMSDGAAGRGQSIFKLLFHWKMHESVLNWKDLVRFHMSYAKRFIAREEIDFLYTGITRSEADLLREIWEGTAELPETVFRVVRIPLLGSNGLSESVLIHSLAFREGILFAVEADALWLDG; this is encoded by the coding sequence ATGGCCGGACATCCATCTCAAGAATGGGTCTCGAGCAAAGAAATCATTGCAACCACGGGTATTTCTAGGGCAACACTCAACAATTACATCCGCTTGGGCCTTTTGCCCAAGCCGGTTCTGGCGAATCCCCGAGCCACGGCCGGCGGGCCGAAGCGGTTGGGCTATTTCCCTCCGTCCGTATTGGACCGTATCGAAGAAATTAGACAATTAAAAAGAAGCGGCAAGACAATCGAGGCCATCATCGCGATGCTTCGCGGGGTCCCGACGGAGAGATCCGCTCTTGCATCTTTTGACGAAAAGGGCATTTCAGCGCATGCCCGGGAGAGAAGCGATGAGTGCAGCCGTCCTTCCCCTAACGCCGGCGGCACCGACGATGGGCTGCGCCTTACATTCGATACGGAGCGGGTTCCCTCCTATTTTATCGATGGCTCGCTTCGTGTGACCTGGATGAATCGTGCCGCGGAAAAACGATTTTTCGGGCAGGAAATGTCTGACGGGGCTGCCGGGAGAGGCCAGAGCATCTTCAAGCTCCTTTTCCACTGGAAGATGCATGAAAGCGTCTTGAACTGGAAGGATCTGGTCCGATTTCATATGTCCTATGCCAAGCGCTTCATCGCTCGCGAAGAGATCGATTTCTTGTACACGGGCATTACCAGAAGCGAGGCCGATCTGCTGCGGGAGATTTGGGAGGGGACGGCGGAATTACCGGAAACGGTGTTTCGGGTCGTGCGCATCCCTTTGCTGGGCAGCAATGGTTTGTCGGAATCGGTGCTGATTCACAGCCTGGCCTTTCGGGAAGGGATACTTTTTGCGGTCGAAGCCGATGCCCTATGGCTGGATGGATGA